TCTGCTTTCGAAGGTTCCCGGTCGCTTCAAGAAGTTCAGCGGCACGATCGTCGTCGATCCGGACAAGCGCGACACCGTCAACGCGACCGCGTCGATCGAAGTCGCGAGCATCGATACCGACGAAACCAAGCGCGACGATCATCTGAAGAGCCCGGACTTCTTCGACGTCGCCAAGTTCCCGACGATCACGTTCAAAGGCAGCAAGCTGACCGACGTGAACAGCGATCACACCAAGGGCAAGCTTACCGGTGACCTTACGATCCGCGACGTCACCAAGCCGGTGGTGCTCGACGTCGAGTGGTTCGGCAAGGGAAAAGATCCGTGGGGCAACGAGAAGATTGCCGTCGCGGGCACCACGACGCTCAACCGCAAGGACTTCGGCATCATCTGGAACAAGACGCTCGACTCGGGCGGCTACCTCGTCGGCGACGAGGTCGAGATCGAGATCAACGTCGAAGCCCAGGTGCCGAAAGAAGAGAAGAAGTAGCGGGGCCGCCCGGGTCGTATGACCGGGTTCTCGTCTCCTGACTACGAAGGCTCGGGGTCGGAGCCTTCTTCTATTCCGGCGAAGAGCGCGGTGGTGAGGTAACGCTCGGCGGTGTCCGGGATCATTGCGAGCAGCACGCTGCCGCTCGGAGCTTTGGCTGCGACCTCCATGGCAGCGGCAACGGTGGCTCCGCCGGAGATTCCACAGAAGATCCCTTCCTGCATGGCGAGTGCCCTTGCCCACTGCACGGCGTCCGCGTCGGCGACGGGCACGATCTCGTCGGGCACCGAACGGTTGAGCACGGCCGGGACGAAGTCTGGCGTCCATCCCTGGATCGCGTGAGGTTTGAACTCTCCGCCCGACAGCAGAGGCGCATTGGCCGGCTCGGCAGCGATGATCCGCACCGAGGGCCGCGCGAGCCGGATCATTTCGCCTGCACCGGTCATCGTGCCGCCGGTGCCCCACCCCGTCACCCAGTAGTCGAGTCGGCGCCCGACGAAGTCGCTCAGGATTTCCGGACCGGTGGTGTTGCGGTGGTAGGCGGGGTTGGCCGGATTTTCGAACTGGCGCGCGAGGAACCATCCGTGCTTGGTCGCCAGTTCCGCGGCCTTGCGGACCATTCCCTGTCCGCGCTCGGCGGCCGGTGTCAGGATCACCTTGGCGCCCAGGCCGCGCATGATCTTGCGGCGCTCGATCGAAAAACTCTCGACCATCACGGCAACGAACGGGTAACCCTTGGCGGCGCACACCATCGCGAGCGCGATGCCGGTATTGCCGGACGTCGCTTCGACCACCGTCTGGCCGGGCCTGAGCGCGCCGCTCTGCTCGGCGTCCTCGATGATCGCAATTGCCAGACGATCCTTGACCGAAGAGAGCGGATTGAAGAACTCGCATTTGACGAACATCGTCACGTGCGCGGGCGCGATTCGATTGAGGCGGACGACCGGCGTACGGCCGATCGTTTCGAGAATGCTGTCGTAGATCACGGGGGCTCCTGTGCTGCGGATGGCGCGCGAAAACAGACGCCCGGGCTCTATAGCGTCGCCTCGATCACGACGCGAGACGGGTCCGAGGCAGACGCGAGGACGCTACGGCGCTCCCCTTGCCTCCCGATCCGAGCCCGGCTACAGGAACGGGATGCCGACCAGCAGCATCCGACATGACTGGAGCCTCCCCGAGGTCCGGTCGATCCACGACCTTCCACTGAACGATCTTCTGTTCCGGGCGCAAGGCGCGCATCGCGAGCACCACGCACCGAGCGAGGTACAGCTCTGCACGCTGCTGTCGATCAAGACCGGCGGCTGTCCGGAAGACTGCTCGTACTGCCCGCAGAGCGCGCATTACTCGACCGGCGTCGGCAAGGAAGCGCTGATGAACGTCGGCGAGGTTCTCGGCGCGGCAAAGACGGCCCGCGACGCCGGGGCGACGCGCTTCTGCATGGGTGCCGCGTGGCGCGAGGTGCGCGACGGCGAGCAGTTCGACCGCGTCTGCGAAATGGTCCGCGGAGTGACCGATCTCGGAATGGAAGCCTGCGTGACGCTCGGCATGCTGACCGGACCGCAGGCTCGCCGGCTCAAGGATGCCGGCCTCGTCGCGTACAATCACAACCTCGATACCTCGCGCGAATACTACGACCAGATCATCCGCACGCGCACGTACGATGACCGCCTGACGACGCTCGCGAACGTGCGCGACGCCGGCATCACCGTCTGCAGCGGCGGCATCATCGGCATGGGCGAGTCGATCGACGACCGCTGCGCGATGCTGGTCGAGCTGGCCAATCTGCCGGTGCATCCCGAGAGCGTACCGGTCAACGCGCTGGTTGCAGTCGAAGGCACACCGCTTGCCGACCGCCTGCCGGTTCGTGCGTTCGAGCTGGTGCGCATGATCGCGACCGCGCGCATCCTGATGCCCGCCTCGATCGTGCGTCTCTCGGCGGGTCGCAGCTCTCTCAGCGACGAAGCGCAGGCGCTCTGCTTCCTGGCGGGCGCCAACTCGATCTTCTTCGGCGAGAAGCTGCTGACGACCGGCAACCCCGAGCGCGATCACGACCTCGAGCTGCTCGACGAGCTCGGCGTACGTCCGCTCATTCCCGAGCATCTGGCCAATCCGGAAAAGGCCGCGTGAGGCGCCGATGAGCGACCTCGATCAGCACGCCGCCGCGATCGCAGAAAAGGGATTCACGATCGTCGAAGATGCGATCGAGGAAGACCTGATCGCCGAGATCGACGAAACGCTCCTGCGGCTCGAGAAAGACCTCGGCATCGTTCCGGCTGCCAATCCTTTCGAAGGCACGCAGACGGTGCGCATCTACAACCTTCTCGTGCACGGGCAGGTCTTCGAGAAGATTCCGGTGCATGCGGCGATCCTTCCGATCGTCGAGCGCGTGCTCGATCCCGGATGTCTCGTCTCTTCGCTATCGTCAATCTCGATCGATCCGGGAGAAATCCCGCAACCGATTCATGCGGACGACCAGCTCATCCCTCTGTCCAAGCCGCACAGCCCGATCGTCTGCAACACCATGTGGGCGATCACGGATTTCACCGAGCAGAACGGCGCGACGCGCCTGATGCCCGGAACCCATCTGGCCGATTCGTCCCCGATCTTCGGTACGCATTACGACTCGATCCCCGCCGAAATGCGACGCGGCTCGGTGCTCGTCTGGAACGGGAGCCTGTGGCACGGCGGCGGGGCCAACTCGACCGACAAACGGCGCATCGGCATCGCGATGAACTACTGCGCCGGCTTCATGCGCCAGCAGGAGAACCAGCAGCTCGGGATCCCGCTCGAGATCGCCGAGAAGTTTTCTCCGCGCCTCCAGGAGCTGTGCGGTTTCGGAATCTACAACGGACTGATCGGCCACATCGACAAGAAGCCGCCGACGGACGTGCTGTTCGGAAGTAACCGGCCAAAAGGCGTGATCTGGGATCGCAGGAAGTAGGCGCGACGTTCTGCAGCTGCTGGCGGATTTCTCCGTCAGGTCCGGGAGCTCTGGCGCCGCATGCGCTGCACGAGAACGCGCATCACGTGGAGCGCGAAGAACGGCGTATCGACCACCATCGAAAGGAACTCGTTCTCGTCGACTCGCGCAAGGCGCGCTTCGGTGCGGGCGATGGCGGTGGCGCTGCGGTTCTGGGAATCGATCAGCGCCATCTCGCCGAGAAGGTCGCCCGTACTCGAGATATCGATCAGCTTTTCGCCGACGAAGATGTCGATGGTGCCTTCGACCACCACGTACATGAAGTTGCCGGCACTGCCTTCGGCGAACACCGTATCGCCGGCCTCGAAATGGTCGATGACCTTCGCTTCGGAAAACAGTTTGTCGAGCCTTAGCAATACCGATGGCATCCGCCGACCCCTTCCGGTTTCAAACCGCAGTGCAGCACGTCGAAGCCGGTCATCTTGTGTGCGCGCAGCACCAATGACAAATCGCGGGGCGACCATTTTATCGGGTCGCAACTGCTTTCCCGCCGGCATTCGACGTGCACACTGACGAAAGACGAAACGCGGCCGGCCACGGCTCGAACAGACGAGCCGCCGTTGCCGCGAGTCTTCTCGGAATCGCCGTGGTCGCCGCGTTCGCTGCGTCACGGCTGGTGACCGTGGCGGTGCCGTCCGAGCGTGAATACGACGAGGGCGTGTATCTGCTGTCGGCGCGCGCCGTCAATCATGGGCACGAGCTTTTCTCGGATGTGTTTTCGTCCCAGCCCCCGGCTTTCCTCGAATCGCTCGCGCTCAGCATGCGTGTCGCCGGCGACAGTCTGGAAACCGGCCGGGTCTTCATCCTGTGCTTTGGCCTGCTGGCGCTCGGCTCGATCGCATCGATCGCGCGCCGGCTTTACGGGATATGGGCGGCACCGGTGGCCGCGGCCGGCCTTGCGATCGGCGCCACATTTCTCGACCTGTCCCACCTCGTGCAGGCCGAGCTGCCGTCTCTCGCGATCGCACTCGCAAGCCTCGCAGCCTGCCTGGAGGCGCGCGCGCATTCGTGGAGTCGCGGCTGGCTGATTGCCACGGGGGCGCTGTTCGCGCTCGCCGCGCTCTTCAAGCTGTTCATCGTGCCGTTCGCTGTGCCGCTTGCCTTTCTGCTGCTGCTTGCTCCCGAGCGCGATGATGACCCGGCCTGGAGCCTGGACGGGCGCGGCCTTCTGCTCTTGCAGCGCGCGGCTGGACGGATGCTGCTCGTAGCGGGCGGCGCGGTCGCGATCGGATGCATCCCTCTGTTCTGTTACGACATCGGGGCGCTCTTCGAACAGACCGTCTCGTTTCAGCTCGTCAAGCACGAGGTCTACGAGCTCAACCGGCAGGCCAACCTCATGCGCTGCTGGAAGCACATCGCATCGGAGCCGACTCTGGCGATCAGCGCTGCGGTTGGCGGGCTGTGGCTGATCCGCCACAACCGGCTGATCTTCGCGTGGCTGCTCGGCTGGCTCGTTGCGAGCCTCTTCGTGCTGATGGAGCAGACGCCGCTTTTCTGGCGGCACTTCGTCCTGCTGGCACCGATCGTGGTGCTGGCAGCAACGTCACTTCTCTCGCCGCTGACGGACCAGCGAGGCCTCTCGAGCGCACTTCTCGTCACCATGTCGCTGCTCGGCGTGTGGTCTTATCCGTCGATCGCAACCCCGGCCGGCGTCTTTCCGCTGATTCCGCAGCGGCAATCGGAAGAGACCCAGGCAACGTCGATTCGCGCCGTCGCCGCATGGATCGGCGAGCACTCCGATGCTGGCGATCTCGTCGCCGGGGACGATCCGATGGCAATCTATCTCGCGGGTCGACAGTCGCCGCCCGGGCTGTGCGACAGCTCGCGGGCCAGGATCAACTCCCAATCGCTAACGCTCGCAATCGCACGCGAGCAGAGCGCAACCGCTCGCATCATCGTTCTGCGAGATGACGGGCGGCTGTCACGCCTGCCCGGATATCCCGCGTGGCTCGCGAAGAACTATTCCAGGGAGAATGCACCGCCAGGAACTTTAAGGAGCTTCTGGGTCCGGACCGCGGCACCCGGCCACACGAACGAGTAAGTCAGCCCGCGTTCCAGCGAAGCACGACGAAAGCGGTCATGGCGACGAAGCACACGAGATGCGCGCGGCAGATTTCGCGCGCCAGCCGGGATTGTTCGGAAGGCGGATCTTTGCGGGTTCCGAGCCGGATCGCACTCGGAAAGATCCGCACGAGCGCAAGCGTGATGGGAACTCCGCAGAGTGCAAGAGAGATCCCGTCGACTACTCGAGTTCCGCCGGACGCGGCGAGCTTCGAAACCAGAATCACGACCATCGCGGCCATCACGGCGCCCACCAGATGGTTCATCGGCGACGCCGTGGTCGTGACGCGCCTGTAGTACGAAGCGATCCCCGCCAGCACGTCGTCCGCGAGCACATCGGATGCGGCGCTGCGCCGCTCACCTGCGCGGCTGAAGACGAGCACGTCGAACATCAGATCCATCCAAAGTACGGCGAGAAGAAATCCGCCGCCTACTCCCAGAAAGAAGTTCATCGGTCGAGTTCGATCCTGCAAGTCCGTTGTTCGCAACGCCCAAAACGAAAACGGGGGGCGTCCGTGTGGACGCCCCCCGCTTCTTACGATCCTTCAGCCAACGCTCAGTTCTGCGTTGATCCGAAGACGTTCATCGAACCCTTGGTCAGCGTGCGGGTGTCTCCGCCCGTCGCACAACCGAGGATGATATCGACTTCGGCAGCGTTCCCGCCCACCGGCGTGTACTGGCTGTTCAGTGCGATGACACCCTTGGCCGTCGTCGTCGAGTTGCCCAGGAGCAGCGTCTCCGACGAATCGAGCGGGGTCTGGACATCGTTCTCGACCGCGATCAGCGTGCAGCTTACCTGCTTCGCCCCATTCGCAAACGGTGAGTTCACCTTCGCGCTGATGAGGTAGTTCGAGGCACCCGTCACGTGCTGCGAGAGCACGTCCGTGGTCGTTGCGCTGATGCCGGCCGAGTTGAACTTCTGCGTCCAGCCCGGTGACATTCCGTCCTTGCCGGCTGCTCCGGTGGGACCGGTTGCGCCGATCTGACCCGGAGGTCCTTGCGCGCCCGGAGGTCCGGCGATGCCGTCCTTACCCTGTGCGCCGGCCGGGCCGGTTGCGCCGGTCTGTCCCGGAGGACCCTGCGATCCCGGAGGACCTGCGACGCCGTCTGCGCCCTTGGCACCGGTCGGGCCGGTTGCGCCGGTCTGTCCCGGAGGACCTTGGGCTCCCGGAGGTCCGGCAACGCCGTCCTTTCCGTTCGCGCCTGGTGCACCCTGAGCGCCGGTCTGCCCCGGAGGTCCGGTGGATCCCGGAGGACCAGCAACGCCGTCCTTGCCATTCAGTCCCGGAGGTCCGGTGGATCCCGGAGGACCGGCAACGCCGTCCTTGCCCTGCTGTCCCGGAGGACCAGTGGCTCCCGGAGGTCCAGGAATTCCGTCCTGTCCCGGAGGACCGGTCGATCCCGGAGGACCGGCAACGCCGTCATGTCCGTTCTGTCCCGGAGCGCCAGTCTGTCCCGGAG
This sequence is a window from Candidatus Limnocylindrales bacterium. Protein-coding genes within it:
- a CDS encoding YceI family protein; this encodes MAKFRHPFGRTALVLALVAPLALSASAFAAETTYEIDRAHSSIVFKVRHLLSKVPGRFKKFSGTIVVDPDKRDTVNATASIEVASIDTDETKRDDHLKSPDFFDVAKFPTITFKGSKLTDVNSDHTKGKLTGDLTIRDVTKPVVLDVEWFGKGKDPWGNEKIAVAGTTTLNRKDFGIIWNKTLDSGGYLVGDEVEIEINVEAQVPKEEKK
- the cysK gene encoding cysteine synthase A; translation: MIYDSILETIGRTPVVRLNRIAPAHVTMFVKCEFFNPLSSVKDRLAIAIIEDAEQSGALRPGQTVVEATSGNTGIALAMVCAAKGYPFVAVMVESFSIERRKIMRGLGAKVILTPAAERGQGMVRKAAELATKHGWFLARQFENPANPAYHRNTTGPEILSDFVGRRLDYWVTGWGTGGTMTGAGEMIRLARPSVRIIAAEPANAPLLSGGEFKPHAIQGWTPDFVPAVLNRSVPDEIVPVADADAVQWARALAMQEGIFCGISGGATVAAAMEVAAKAPSGSVLLAMIPDTAERYLTTALFAGIEEGSDPEPS
- the bioB gene encoding biotin synthase BioB translates to MPTSSIRHDWSLPEVRSIHDLPLNDLLFRAQGAHREHHAPSEVQLCTLLSIKTGGCPEDCSYCPQSAHYSTGVGKEALMNVGEVLGAAKTARDAGATRFCMGAAWREVRDGEQFDRVCEMVRGVTDLGMEACVTLGMLTGPQARRLKDAGLVAYNHNLDTSREYYDQIIRTRTYDDRLTTLANVRDAGITVCSGGIIGMGESIDDRCAMLVELANLPVHPESVPVNALVAVEGTPLADRLPVRAFELVRMIATARILMPASIVRLSAGRSSLSDEAQALCFLAGANSIFFGEKLLTTGNPERDHDLELLDELGVRPLIPEHLANPEKAA
- a CDS encoding phytanoyl-CoA dioxygenase family protein, which gives rise to MSDLDQHAAAIAEKGFTIVEDAIEEDLIAEIDETLLRLEKDLGIVPAANPFEGTQTVRIYNLLVHGQVFEKIPVHAAILPIVERVLDPGCLVSSLSSISIDPGEIPQPIHADDQLIPLSKPHSPIVCNTMWAITDFTEQNGATRLMPGTHLADSSPIFGTHYDSIPAEMRRGSVLVWNGSLWHGGGANSTDKRRIGIAMNYCAGFMRQQENQQLGIPLEIAEKFSPRLQELCGFGIYNGLIGHIDKKPPTDVLFGSNRPKGVIWDRRK
- a CDS encoding cyclic nucleotide-binding domain-containing protein, which produces MPSVLLRLDKLFSEAKVIDHFEAGDTVFAEGSAGNFMYVVVEGTIDIFVGEKLIDISSTGDLLGEMALIDSQNRSATAIARTEARLARVDENEFLSMVVDTPFFALHVMRVLVQRMRRQSSRT
- a CDS encoding glycosyltransferase family 39 protein, giving the protein MVAAFAASRLVTVAVPSEREYDEGVYLLSARAVNHGHELFSDVFSSQPPAFLESLALSMRVAGDSLETGRVFILCFGLLALGSIASIARRLYGIWAAPVAAAGLAIGATFLDLSHLVQAELPSLAIALASLAACLEARAHSWSRGWLIATGALFALAALFKLFIVPFAVPLAFLLLLAPERDDDPAWSLDGRGLLLLQRAAGRMLLVAGGAVAIGCIPLFCYDIGALFEQTVSFQLVKHEVYELNRQANLMRCWKHIASEPTLAISAAVGGLWLIRHNRLIFAWLLGWLVASLFVLMEQTPLFWRHFVLLAPIVVLAATSLLSPLTDQRGLSSALLVTMSLLGVWSYPSIATPAGVFPLIPQRQSEETQATSIRAVAAWIGEHSDAGDLVAGDDPMAIYLAGRQSPPGLCDSSRARINSQSLTLAIAREQSATARIIVLRDDGRLSRLPGYPAWLAKNYSRENAPPGTLRSFWVRTAAPGHTNE